In Anseongella ginsenosidimutans, one genomic interval encodes:
- a CDS encoding bactofilin family protein — protein sequence MLGKDKRSFDNEEPSLNGNGNGSVNLISAGTVIEGEINCRGDLRVDGKVTGRITSKSKVVIGTTGEVEGDIICQHADIFGKYNGNMRIHEILFMKSSCHIKGDVHAGKLVVEAGAVFSGHCHMGEAPAAEVMPRNGKHHEGNPEAEKKIGVPA from the coding sequence CTTAACGGGAATGGCAATGGTTCTGTAAACCTGATAAGCGCCGGAACCGTGATAGAGGGGGAAATCAATTGCCGCGGCGACCTCCGCGTGGACGGTAAAGTCACCGGCCGGATCACTTCGAAATCGAAAGTCGTGATCGGAACAACCGGTGAAGTGGAAGGGGATATTATTTGTCAGCATGCCGATATTTTCGGAAAGTACAACGGCAATATGCGCATCCACGAGATCCTGTTCATGAAATCCAGCTGCCACATAAAAGGCGATGTGCATGCAGGCAAACTGGTCGTGGAGGCCGGCGCTGTTTTCAGCGGTCATTGTCATATGGGGGAAGCGCCCGCCGCCGAAGTAATGCCAAGGAACGGGAAACATCATGAAGGAAACCCGGAAGCAGAAAAGAAAATCGGAGTCCCTGCGTAA
- a CDS encoding AtpZ/AtpI family protein: MKETRKQKRKSESLRNYARYSAIGFQMLAIIGGLTWLGVKMDEWVGAYPLFTVLLSLSSVGIALYAVIKQLKS; this comes from the coding sequence ATGAAGGAAACCCGGAAGCAGAAAAGAAAATCGGAGTCCCTGCGTAATTATGCCCGTTATTCAGCCATTGGTTTCCAGATGCTGGCGATCATTGGCGGGCTTACCTGGCTGGGGGTAAAAATGGACGAATGGGTCGGGGCCTACCCCCTTTTTACTGTTTTACTATCGCTTTCATCAGTGGGCATAGCCCTTTACGCCGTTATTAAACAGCTTAAATCTTGA
- a CDS encoding F0F1 ATP synthase subunit A, whose protein sequence is MHLSRIFTLKNLLPVLAFGVFLLPSAPVKAFQAQEEPAGHEVQHEQEGVQEEEEFDAASAIMHHIADAHEWHIIGHTAIYLPVILYTEDGLQTFSSSHFYHHPQEVTYSAEGKETTETWYKHEGFGLFHEKIYKLDENGALNLDEAGHPLNERVLDFSITKNVAAMLLSVALLLLIFCSMAGAYKKRKGKAPKGLQSALEPIVLFVRDEIALPNIGHQYARFMPFLLTVFFFIWINNIMGLIPFFPGEPT, encoded by the coding sequence ATGCATTTGAGCCGCATTTTCACTTTAAAAAATCTCCTTCCAGTTCTGGCATTTGGCGTTTTTCTGCTCCCGTCTGCCCCCGTAAAGGCATTCCAGGCACAGGAGGAACCGGCCGGCCATGAAGTTCAGCATGAACAGGAAGGCGTTCAGGAAGAAGAAGAATTTGATGCTGCCAGCGCCATTATGCATCATATCGCGGATGCGCATGAGTGGCATATTATTGGCCACACCGCTATTTACCTGCCCGTGATCCTGTATACCGAAGACGGGCTGCAAACATTCTCTTCCTCTCATTTTTATCACCATCCGCAGGAAGTTACCTATTCCGCGGAAGGCAAGGAAACAACGGAAACCTGGTACAAACACGAAGGATTCGGGCTTTTCCATGAGAAGATCTATAAGCTGGACGAAAACGGCGCCCTGAACCTGGATGAAGCAGGCCACCCGTTGAATGAGCGCGTCCTGGACTTTTCCATTACGAAAAACGTCGCCGCTATGTTATTATCGGTGGCATTGCTGCTGCTGATCTTTTGTTCCATGGCGGGAGCCTATAAGAAACGAAAAGGGAAGGCGCCGAAAGGCCTGCAGTCTGCGTTGGAGCCGATCGTATTATTTGTAAGGGATGAAATTGCCCTGCCTAATATCGGTCACCAGTATGCGCGGTTCATGCCCTTCCTGCTGACGGTATTTTTCTTCATCTGGATCAATAATATAATGGGACTGATCCCTTTCTTCCCGGGGGAGCCAACGTGA
- a CDS encoding F0F1 ATP synthase subunit A yields MGTITFLITTFNGNRNYWKHIFAPHVPVWLYPIMIPVEIISVFSKPFALIIRLFANITAGHIVVLSLVSLIFIFKTIAVSPVSVIFVLFMDVLELLVGFLQAYIFTLLSALFIGMAIAEHAEEH; encoded by the coding sequence ATGGGGACCATCACGTTTTTAATTACCACCTTTAACGGGAACAGGAACTACTGGAAGCATATTTTTGCGCCACATGTCCCTGTCTGGCTTTATCCCATCATGATCCCGGTAGAGATCATCAGTGTTTTTTCAAAGCCTTTCGCACTGATTATCCGTTTATTTGCCAACATTACTGCCGGCCATATCGTGGTATTGAGCCTGGTATCGCTTATTTTCATTTTCAAAACAATTGCTGTATCGCCTGTATCGGTGATCTTTGTACTGTTCATGGACGTACTGGAATTGCTGGTAGGATTTCTGCAGGCTTATATCTTCACGCTGCTTTCGGCGCTGTTCATCGGAATGGCTATTGCAGAACATGCGGAGGAACATTAA
- the atpE gene encoding ATP synthase F0 subunit C produces MIGSIAAIGAGLAAIGAGIGIGRIGGSAVEGIARQPEAASKIQTNMIIAAALVEGAALFGIVVALLGNNPS; encoded by the coding sequence ATGATTGGAAGTATCGCAGCAATTGGAGCCGGACTGGCCGCTATCGGAGCCGGTATCGGTATTGGCAGGATTGGTGGTTCAGCTGTTGAGGGGATTGCCCGCCAGCCTGAAGCCGCTTCAAAGATCCAGACCAATATGATCATTGCAGCCGCCCTCGTAGAAGGCGCTGCCTTGTTTGGTATCGTTGTAGCCCTTTTGGGAAACAATCCTTCCTAA
- the atpF gene encoding F0F1 ATP synthase subunit B → MDIVTPEIGMVFWTTVAFLLLLFILGKFAWKPIMAALREREQSIEDALLAAEKAKEEMVKLNTESERLIKEARFERDKILKEAKATREGIVNEAKQQAQAEGARMIAKAKEEINTQKAAALAEVKNQVALLSLEIAEKVIGKQFEDQKKQETLVADLLENMKLN, encoded by the coding sequence ATGGATATCGTTACCCCCGAGATAGGAATGGTTTTCTGGACCACCGTAGCGTTCCTGCTGCTCCTGTTCATCCTTGGAAAGTTCGCATGGAAGCCCATCATGGCTGCGCTCCGCGAGCGGGAACAGTCAATCGAAGACGCCCTGCTGGCTGCCGAAAAGGCCAAGGAAGAAATGGTAAAGCTCAATACCGAAAGCGAACGCCTTATTAAGGAGGCCCGCTTTGAACGCGACAAGATCCTGAAGGAAGCCAAAGCTACCCGCGAAGGTATTGTGAACGAAGCAAAACAGCAGGCTCAGGCAGAAGGTGCGCGTATGATCGCCAAAGCAAAGGAAGAGATCAACACGCAGAAAGCCGCCGCCCTGGCAGAAGTAAAGAACCAGGTAGCGTTGCTTTCCCTTGAAATTGCGGAAAAAGTGATCGGAAAGCAATTTGAAGACCAGAAGAAACAGGAAACCCTGGTAGCTGACCTGCTCGAAAACATGAAATTGAACTAA
- the atpH gene encoding ATP synthase F1 subunit delta: MAESKVSARYAKSLLDLAIEQNSLEEVKKDMSLFYDTLAAHPQLRAVLSSPVIDGDDKQGILHKLFEGKINKLSLAFFDIMIRKNREVLLYDTAKQFFEQYNKYKGIVKASVVSASALTGEQLEKIGTIIKQITPGEVQLENKIDTSLIGGFILNVGDKQYDASIARKLGVLKQELTSRFYESKI, translated from the coding sequence ATGGCCGAATCAAAAGTCTCCGCCAGGTACGCCAAATCCTTACTTGATCTTGCCATCGAGCAAAACTCCCTGGAAGAGGTAAAGAAGGATATGAGCCTGTTCTATGATACCCTGGCAGCGCACCCGCAGCTGCGGGCCGTGCTTTCCAGTCCCGTGATAGACGGCGACGATAAGCAGGGGATCCTCCATAAATTGTTTGAAGGAAAGATCAACAAGCTTAGCCTTGCCTTTTTCGATATAATGATCCGCAAAAACCGCGAGGTATTGCTCTACGACACGGCAAAGCAGTTTTTTGAACAGTATAACAAGTATAAAGGTATTGTAAAAGCCAGTGTGGTTTCCGCTTCGGCGCTTACCGGCGAACAGCTGGAAAAGATAGGTACGATCATCAAGCAGATCACGCCGGGCGAAGTACAGCTGGAAAATAAAATAGATACCTCCCTCATCGGAGGATTTATTCTGAACGTAGGCGACAAGCAGTACGATGCAAGTATTGCCCGCAAATTGGGAGTGCTGAAACAGGAACTCACCTCCCGTTTTTATGAATCAAAGATTTAA
- the atpA gene encoding F0F1 ATP synthase subunit alpha, giving the protein MAEVRPDEVSAILREQLSGFKSEAELEEVGTVLQVGDGIARVYGLTKVQSGELVEFDNGLQGIVLNLEEDNVGVVLLGSTEDVKEGDTIKRTGRIASINVGEGLLGRVVNTIGLPIDGKGPVEGEVFEMPLERKAPGVIYRQPVNEPLQTGIKAIDAMIPVGRGQRELIIGDRQTGKTAVAIDTIINQKEFYEKGEPVYCIYVACGQKSSTVAQVVKALEEKGAMPYTVVVSASASDPAPMQFYAPFAGAAIGEYFRDTGRPALIIYDDLSKQAVAYREVSLLLRRPPGREAYPGDVFYLHSRLLERAAKINQTNEIAQAMNDLPASLQGKVKGGGSLTALPIIETQAGDVSAYIPTNVISITDGQIFLEANLFNAGVRPAINVGISVSRVGGNAQVKSMKKVAGTLKLDQAQFRDLEAFAKFGAVDPATKAILDKGVRNVEILKQGQYQPVPVEKQIAIIYCGTKGLLSNVPVDRVKEFEEEFLHQMEVRHRDVLDKLRQGKLDEQITGTIETLAKEIASKY; this is encoded by the coding sequence ATGGCAGAAGTAAGACCAGATGAAGTATCCGCTATCCTGCGCGAACAATTGTCGGGATTCAAGTCAGAAGCAGAACTGGAAGAAGTAGGTACCGTCCTCCAGGTAGGTGACGGGATTGCCCGGGTTTACGGCCTCACCAAAGTTCAGTCAGGAGAACTGGTTGAATTTGATAATGGCCTCCAGGGCATCGTACTGAACCTTGAAGAAGACAATGTGGGGGTGGTACTGCTGGGAAGTACAGAAGATGTGAAGGAAGGTGACACTATTAAGCGTACCGGCCGCATTGCTTCTATTAATGTAGGAGAAGGCTTGCTGGGACGGGTAGTGAACACGATAGGCCTGCCCATTGACGGGAAAGGCCCGGTGGAAGGGGAAGTATTTGAAATGCCGCTGGAACGGAAAGCGCCCGGTGTTATTTATCGCCAGCCGGTAAACGAACCGCTTCAAACCGGTATAAAGGCTATTGACGCCATGATCCCCGTCGGACGGGGTCAGCGCGAGCTGATCATCGGCGACCGTCAGACCGGCAAAACTGCGGTTGCTATTGATACGATCATCAATCAGAAGGAATTTTACGAAAAAGGGGAACCGGTTTACTGTATTTATGTTGCCTGCGGCCAGAAAAGCTCTACAGTGGCACAAGTGGTAAAGGCCCTGGAAGAAAAAGGCGCCATGCCCTACACGGTAGTGGTTTCGGCTTCCGCTTCCGACCCCGCTCCCATGCAATTTTATGCTCCCTTTGCAGGAGCCGCTATTGGCGAGTACTTCAGGGATACCGGCCGGCCGGCCCTGATCATTTACGATGACTTGTCAAAGCAGGCTGTCGCTTACCGCGAGGTTTCCCTGCTGCTTCGCCGCCCGCCGGGACGTGAAGCTTACCCGGGAGACGTATTTTACCTGCACTCACGCCTGCTGGAGCGTGCGGCGAAGATCAATCAGACGAACGAGATTGCCCAGGCCATGAACGACCTGCCTGCTTCCCTCCAGGGAAAAGTAAAAGGAGGCGGTTCCCTCACGGCGCTCCCGATTATTGAAACCCAGGCTGGTGACGTTTCGGCCTATATTCCTACGAACGTAATCTCCATCACCGACGGACAGATCTTCCTGGAAGCTAATCTTTTCAACGCCGGGGTACGTCCTGCCATCAACGTTGGTATTTCGGTATCACGTGTGGGTGGTAATGCCCAGGTAAAATCCATGAAAAAAGTAGCGGGTACGCTGAAACTCGACCAGGCGCAGTTCCGTGACCTGGAAGCTTTTGCCAAATTCGGCGCTGTGGATCCTGCCACCAAAGCTATCCTGGACAAGGGTGTCCGCAACGTAGAGATCCTGAAACAGGGCCAATATCAGCCCGTACCGGTAGAGAAGCAGATCGCAATTATTTATTGCGGCACCAAAGGGCTGCTGAGCAATGTCCCGGTAGACCGGGTAAAAGAATTCGAAGAAGAGTTCCTGCACCAGATGGAAGTGCGTCACCGTGATGTTCTCGATAAGCTCCGCCAAGGTAAGCTGGACGAGCAGATCACCGGTACGATCGAGACCCTGGCAAAGGAAATCGCATCCAAATACTAA
- the atpG gene encoding ATP synthase F1 subunit gamma, translating into MANLKEVRGRISSIVSTQQITKAMKMVSAARFRRATEAIVQMRPYANKLREILGNLSASMEDNSSVFAQERDARNVLLLVITSNRGLAGSFNMNVIKTANNLISAEYAALKKSGNLHIIAVGKKGQDYYQKHRYQVTGDHNELFNNLSFANASAIAEEVMEGYVEGKYDKVVMIYNQFRNAAVQIPTTEQLLPIQKAGAEQQQASAGSHRVDYILEPSQQAIVEELIPKSVKMQFYKALLDSHASEHGARMTAMDKATDNAGDLLRSLRLQYNRARQAAITNEILEIVSGANALSSGD; encoded by the coding sequence ATGGCTAATTTAAAAGAAGTTCGGGGCCGCATCAGCTCTATCGTATCCACCCAGCAGATCACCAAAGCCATGAAAATGGTTTCGGCTGCCAGGTTCAGGAGAGCAACTGAAGCAATTGTCCAAATGCGGCCTTATGCTAATAAGCTGCGGGAAATTTTGGGCAATCTTTCAGCCAGTATGGAAGACAATTCCAGCGTGTTTGCGCAGGAAAGGGATGCCCGGAATGTCCTTCTGCTGGTGATCACCTCCAACAGGGGCCTGGCCGGCAGTTTCAATATGAACGTAATCAAAACGGCCAACAATCTTATTTCTGCTGAATACGCTGCTCTCAAAAAAAGTGGTAACCTGCATATAATTGCGGTAGGTAAAAAAGGGCAGGATTATTACCAAAAGCACCGCTACCAGGTGACTGGCGATCATAATGAGCTGTTCAACAATCTGAGTTTTGCCAATGCATCGGCAATTGCCGAAGAAGTAATGGAAGGATATGTGGAAGGCAAATATGACAAAGTGGTCATGATCTATAACCAGTTCAGGAACGCCGCCGTACAGATCCCTACCACCGAGCAATTGCTTCCTATTCAGAAAGCCGGAGCCGAACAACAGCAAGCCTCCGCCGGTTCGCATAGGGTGGATTATATTCTGGAGCCCTCGCAGCAGGCTATCGTGGAAGAACTGATCCCTAAATCGGTGAAAATGCAGTTCTATAAAGCCTTACTTGATTCGCATGCTTCCGAGCATGGCGCCCGTATGACAGCCATGGATAAAGCTACGGACAACGCCGGTGATTTGCTGCGCAGCCTGCGCCTGCAATACAACCGCGCCCGCCAGGCCGCCATCACCAACGAGATCCTTGAGATCGTCAGCGGCGCTAACGCTTTGTCTTCGGGAGATTAA
- a CDS encoding porin family protein, which produces MKKLAILIVFVSAASLASAQEVELGLRAHPVFGWIKPSSDNMGSDGGLTGFSYGLMADFYISDRYTFGTGLEITSTGGKTREPDQEGNTVLSKYRLQYVEVPVTLRLKTDQNGPLVFYGLFGLEGGVNIKARADRTILDLANPDLKTDQSKLDVDDEISAFRLGLAIGGGAIYDLSGNTRLLGGITFNNGFTDVFEGGRKGTASYISLDIGVFF; this is translated from the coding sequence ATGAAAAAGTTGGCCATTCTAATAGTATTTGTTTCCGCCGCCTCACTCGCCTCGGCCCAGGAAGTGGAACTGGGGCTCCGGGCTCACCCGGTTTTTGGCTGGATCAAACCCAGTTCGGATAATATGGGCTCAGACGGGGGGCTTACCGGGTTTTCCTATGGTTTAATGGCAGACTTTTACATTTCCGACCGCTACACCTTCGGCACAGGACTGGAAATTACTTCCACAGGTGGAAAAACACGCGAACCCGACCAGGAGGGCAATACCGTATTATCCAAATACCGCCTCCAATACGTGGAAGTCCCGGTAACGCTTCGGCTGAAAACGGATCAAAACGGCCCGCTCGTATTCTACGGCTTGTTCGGACTGGAAGGCGGCGTTAACATTAAAGCCCGGGCTGACCGTACGATCCTGGACCTGGCCAATCCCGACCTGAAGACGGACCAGTCCAAGCTGGACGTCGACGATGAGATCAGCGCATTCCGCCTGGGGCTGGCCATTGGAGGCGGCGCAATTTACGACCTCAGCGGCAATACGCGCCTGCTGGGCGGGATCACTTTTAATAACGGCTTTACCGATGTTTTTGAGGGCGGACGAAAGGGAACGGCTTCCTATATTTCCCTGGATATCGGCGTATTCTTTTAA
- a CDS encoding NAD+ synthase — MKIALAQLNYHIGNFEENITRITRAIHEAREMGADLVVFAELAVCGYPPRDFLEWDEFIDRCEASVEAIAAVCKGIAAIVGAPARNPVPEGKNLYNSAYFLEDGAVKARVDKSLLPTYDVFDEYRYFEHNRSHSVIEFKGQRIALTICEDLWNSDEDPMYVASPMDELIRQKPSLMINIAASPFDYVHREARIAVLRANCRKYHLPLLYVNHTGSQTELIFDGGSLAFDRQGNLLGELKYFKEDLQLFEINETAAQEENSPPAFDLTPAAGSPASSAAERTPEQLAAVYAPALPSSYDDSISATAISRIHQALLTGIRDYFRKSGFDKAILGMSGGIDSALVLALACEALGKENVLAVLMPSGFSSEHSVSDSLEMISLLGCRHELIPIANVYECFLSELKPQFRDLPFGLAEENLQARVRGTLLMALSNKFGYILLNTSNKSENAVGYGTLYGDMCGGLSVIGDVYKMQVYALARYLNEKAARIPVNIIAKAPSAELRPNQKDSDSLPDYALLDKVLFQYIEGKKTTAEIVQQGFEADTVERIIRMVNLNEYKRYQVPPILRVSPKAFGMGRRMPIVGKYLS, encoded by the coding sequence ATGAAGATCGCACTTGCACAACTGAATTATCATATCGGGAATTTCGAGGAGAATATTACCAGGATCACCCGCGCCATCCATGAGGCAAGGGAAATGGGCGCCGACCTGGTTGTGTTCGCCGAACTGGCCGTCTGCGGCTATCCTCCCCGGGATTTCCTGGAGTGGGACGAATTCATTGACCGTTGTGAAGCATCCGTAGAAGCTATTGCAGCAGTATGCAAGGGAATAGCGGCCATTGTCGGGGCTCCCGCAAGGAATCCTGTCCCGGAAGGGAAGAACCTGTACAATTCCGCGTATTTTCTGGAAGATGGCGCGGTAAAGGCCCGCGTGGACAAATCTTTGCTGCCTACCTATGATGTTTTCGATGAATACCGCTATTTTGAACATAACCGCAGCCATTCCGTTATCGAGTTCAAAGGACAGCGGATAGCCCTCACCATTTGCGAAGATCTTTGGAATTCGGACGAGGATCCCATGTACGTGGCCTCACCCATGGATGAACTGATCAGGCAGAAGCCCTCCCTGATGATCAATATTGCCGCCTCTCCTTTTGATTATGTTCACCGCGAAGCCCGGATTGCCGTACTGCGCGCCAACTGCCGCAAGTACCACCTTCCGCTGCTATATGTCAATCATACCGGCTCTCAGACGGAGTTGATCTTCGACGGAGGTTCTCTGGCCTTTGACCGGCAGGGCAACCTGCTTGGCGAACTAAAATACTTCAAAGAAGACCTGCAGCTCTTCGAAATAAATGAAACAGCCGCTCAGGAGGAAAATTCCCCGCCCGCCTTCGATCTTACACCGGCCGCCGGCTCCCCGGCATCCTCCGCCGCCGAACGGACTCCGGAGCAACTGGCTGCCGTTTATGCCCCGGCTCTTCCCTCCTCATACGATGACAGTATATCCGCAACGGCTATTTCCCGTATCCATCAGGCCTTGCTCACAGGGATCCGGGATTACTTCCGGAAATCCGGTTTTGATAAGGCGATTCTTGGCATGTCCGGCGGAATAGATTCCGCGCTGGTACTGGCTTTGGCCTGTGAGGCGCTGGGTAAAGAAAATGTATTGGCGGTACTGATGCCCTCCGGCTTTTCTTCGGAACATTCCGTGAGCGATTCGCTGGAAATGATCAGCCTGCTGGGATGCAGGCACGAACTGATACCTATTGCAAACGTGTATGAGTGCTTCCTGAGCGAACTCAAGCCCCAGTTCAGGGATCTCCCCTTTGGCCTGGCAGAAGAAAATCTGCAAGCCCGCGTAAGAGGGACGCTTCTGATGGCCTTGTCCAATAAATTCGGCTATATCCTGCTGAACACCTCCAATAAAAGCGAGAACGCGGTTGGTTACGGCACCCTTTACGGGGACATGTGCGGGGGGCTGTCGGTGATCGGAGATGTTTATAAAATGCAGGTCTATGCGCTCGCGCGTTACCTTAACGAAAAAGCGGCGCGGATCCCTGTTAATATAATTGCTAAAGCGCCTTCCGCCGAGCTGCGTCCGAATCAGAAAGACAGCGATTCGCTTCCGGACTACGCGCTGCTTGACAAGGTATTATTCCAGTATATTGAAGGTAAAAAGACCACAGCCGAAATCGTGCAACAGGGATTCGAAGCAGATACGGTGGAAAGGATCATTCGCATGGTCAACCTTAACGAGTATAAACGATACCAGGTCCCTCCCATTCTCAGGGTATCGCCCAAGGCCTTCGGCATGGGAAGGAGAATGCCCATAGTTGGCAAATATCTCTCATAA
- a CDS encoding outer membrane beta-barrel protein: MKKLFALTALLAAVTFAHAQTEEGNLLVGGNISNFRLDFQDESTTFQMTLTPKIAYFVRDNMALGGYGELGIIASEGNDAIVNYGIGALGRYYISDADVVIVRDSRFFLEANAGFHGNNGAANTNGIGIGFGPGWTYFITENIGLEALLKYNLTVGLGNSTTNNNLNLGVGFQIYLPTRRLAERME, translated from the coding sequence ATGAAAAAGCTATTCGCCTTAACAGCTTTGCTGGCTGCTGTGACTTTTGCTCATGCACAAACCGAAGAAGGGAACTTGCTGGTTGGAGGAAATATCTCCAACTTCCGGCTGGACTTCCAGGATGAAAGTACCACATTCCAGATGACGCTCACTCCCAAAATTGCGTATTTTGTCAGGGATAACATGGCCCTGGGCGGCTACGGTGAACTGGGTATAATCGCATCAGAAGGCAACGACGCCATTGTTAACTATGGTATTGGCGCCCTGGGCCGGTATTATATCAGCGATGCCGACGTCGTCATCGTACGTGACTCCAGGTTTTTCCTGGAAGCCAATGCAGGTTTCCACGGGAATAACGGAGCCGCGAACACCAACGGGATCGGGATCGGCTTCGGCCCCGGATGGACCTATTTCATCACGGAAAATATCGGCCTGGAGGCCCTGCTGAAATACAACCTGACAGTTGGCCTGGGTAATTCCACCACCAACAACAATCTTAATCTTGGAGTAGGATTCCAGATATACCTGCCTACCAGGCGTTTAGCAGAAAGAATGGAATAA
- a CDS encoding CAP domain-containing protein, whose product MFLKLTFSLLLLVTCSPYGKKETPPPSLNEMEQQVVQLVNKYRRSKGLSPLRTDPAMQQEAERHSLNMARGRIPLSHNGFEGRIRNVREKTGVKGRSGENVAEGYKTAREVVDAWIRSPGHRKHMLGAFDLTGVGIVRSRNGNLYFTQLFIAVKYNSK is encoded by the coding sequence ATGTTTTTAAAACTAACCTTTTCGCTTTTACTCCTGGTAACCTGCTCTCCTTACGGAAAGAAGGAAACACCTCCTCCTTCACTAAATGAAATGGAGCAGCAGGTGGTACAATTAGTGAACAAGTACCGTCGTTCCAAAGGCCTTTCTCCGTTGCGGACCGATCCGGCCATGCAGCAGGAGGCGGAAAGGCACAGCCTGAATATGGCCCGCGGCCGCATTCCTTTAAGCCATAATGGGTTTGAAGGCCGCATCCGGAACGTCCGGGAGAAAACAGGTGTAAAAGGCCGTTCAGGTGAAAATGTGGCGGAAGGTTATAAGACAGCCCGGGAAGTGGTTGACGCCTGGATCAGGAGTCCCGGCCACCGCAAACACATGCTTGGCGCCTTTGACCTGACAGGGGTAGGAATCGTCCGTTCCCGCAACGGGAATCTCTACTTTACGCAATTGTTTATTGCAGTAAAATATAACAGTAAGTAA